In Pirellulales bacterium, the following are encoded in one genomic region:
- the pheS gene encoding phenylalanine--tRNA ligase subunit alpha: MALAEFVAELDGLLNDAENAFAAAADAAALEAARIEFLGAKSGRLKNVQKGLGTVEKTEKPAAGKRLNEVKEALETAFTAAELRLKQHQSQAGRGGPSAGPQFDATLPGRAIRLGHLHPITQTIEHLKEIMGRLGFSAAGGPEIEDEWHNFQALNIPAAHPARDPLENFYLSTAAVTAPAPSGKVTEAAAQPAAGRDTGGPLLLRSQTSTVQIRVMEKTPPPVRIISLGRVYRPDTADATHYPMFHQIEGLLIDRHVTMADLKSVLRLFARSYFGGDVHIRFRPSFFPFTEPSVEVDMSWNDNWIEMGGAGMVDPNVLTAVGYDPEEVSGFAFGLGVERVCARRHNVTDIREFYKNDVRFLEQF, from the coding sequence ATGGCTCTCGCTGAATTCGTGGCCGAACTTGATGGTCTGCTGAACGACGCCGAAAACGCGTTTGCCGCCGCCGCCGATGCCGCGGCGCTCGAGGCCGCGCGGATCGAGTTCCTCGGTGCCAAGAGCGGCCGTTTGAAGAACGTGCAAAAGGGGTTGGGCACGGTCGAGAAAACCGAAAAGCCCGCCGCCGGCAAGCGCTTGAACGAAGTGAAAGAGGCGCTCGAAACCGCCTTCACCGCCGCCGAGCTACGACTCAAGCAACATCAATCGCAGGCAGGTCGCGGGGGACCGTCCGCCGGCCCGCAATTCGATGCCACGCTTCCCGGCCGCGCGATCCGGCTCGGCCACTTGCACCCGATCACGCAGACGATCGAACACCTGAAAGAGATCATGGGCCGGCTCGGCTTCAGCGCCGCGGGCGGGCCCGAGATCGAGGACGAGTGGCACAACTTTCAGGCCCTCAACATTCCGGCCGCGCATCCGGCGCGCGACCCGCTCGAAAATTTCTATCTCTCCACGGCCGCCGTCACGGCCCCCGCCCCGTCAGGCAAGGTGACGGAGGCTGCCGCACAACCGGCCGCTGGCCGCGACACGGGCGGACCGCTGCTGTTGCGCAGCCAGACCAGCACGGTGCAGATTCGCGTCATGGAAAAGACGCCGCCGCCGGTGCGCATCATCTCGCTCGGCCGGGTCTATCGCCCTGACACGGCCGACGCCACGCACTACCCGATGTTCCATCAGATCGAAGGGCTGCTGATCGATCGCCACGTAACGATGGCCGATCTGAAAAGCGTGCTGCGGCTATTCGCCCGCAGTTATTTCGGCGGCGACGTACACATTCGCTTCCGTCCGTCCTTCTTTCCGTTCACCGAGCCCAGCGTCGAAGTCGACATGAGCTGGAACGACAACTGGATCGAGATGGGGGGCGCCGGCATGGTCGACCCGAACGTGCTGACGGCTGTCGGTTACGATCCCGAAGAAGTGAGCGGCTTCGCCTTTGGCCTGGGGGTCGAGCGCGTGTGCGCTCGCCGTCACAACGTCACCGACATTCGCGAATTCTATAAGAACGACGTCCGCTTTCTCGAGCAATTTTGA